In Colletotrichum destructivum chromosome 8, complete sequence, the following proteins share a genomic window:
- a CDS encoding Putative hydroxylase/desaturase AsaB, translating to MPYSSQKPESVHAYVNYHLPPPMGEPFPIQMIATVGFQRTKYDRQLVRVTDMRTCDEEFSLDTQGFKVVKSTIRERQWEGDYRFFLPEQLRKDVQELLMRHSGATGVYPFGPHVVRRDPYEKILNISDDLPDSQVLNMQPPAMFIHVGKYDEAKTAMMCPRRIDQSYKGAEAVLDRLPEAERLRAKTKNRWGIINVWHPLKLVQREPLAVYDARSVEESDLRPVTTRIVLGKPPNTTNKDNEQWHMVASPHHEWFYASHMTPDEALLIKVFDTKLDGRARRVPHTAIQTPKDNGPPRESVEIR from the exons ATGCCTTACTCCAGTCAAAAGCCAGAGTCCGTTCATGCTTATGTCAATTATCacttgccgccgccgatgggcGAACCTTTTCCCATTCAAATGATCGCCACGGTAGGGTTTCAGCGGACCAAGTATGACAGGCAGCTTGTGCGGGTCACAGACATGCGGACTTGCGACGAGGAGTTCAGTCTCGATACCCAAGGCTTCAAGGTCGTGAAAAGTACTATCCGGGAAAGGCAGTGGGAGGGAGACTACCGATTCTTTCTCCCCGAACAGCTTCGGAAGGACGTCCAGGAGCTCTTGATGCGACA CTCGGGAGCGACAGGTGTCTACCCTTTTGGGCCTCACGTCGTCCGTCGCGATCCCTATGAGAAGATTCTCAACATCTCCGATGACCTCCCAGATTCCCAAGTGCTGAACATGCAGCCTCCCGCCATGTTTATCCATGTCGGTAAGTATGACGAGGCCAAAACAGCAATGATGTGCCCACGCAGGATAGATCAATCGTACAAGGGTGCAGAAGCGGTACTTGATCGGCTCCCAGAGGCGGAAAGGCTTCGcgccaagaccaagaaccGGTGGGGAATAATCAACGTCTGGCATCCTCTCAAGCTTGTTCAGCGTGAACCACTGGCAGTGTATGACGCGCGCAGCGTTGAAGAATCGGATCTCCGCCCTGTCACGACGCGGATCGTTCTCGGCAAGCCGCCCAATACTACGAACAAGGACAACGAGCAGTGGCACATGGTTGCAAGTCCTCATCATGAGTGGTTCTACGCCAGCCATATGACTCCTGATGAGGCATTGTTGATCAAGGTTTTCGACACTAAGTTGGATGGAAGAGCTAGGCGGGTGCCGCACACTGCAATCCAAACTCCAAAGGATAATGGCCCGCCCCGAGAGAGCGTTGAGATTAGATGA